A genome region from Musa acuminata AAA Group cultivar baxijiao chromosome BXJ3-5, Cavendish_Baxijiao_AAA, whole genome shotgun sequence includes the following:
- the LOC135637628 gene encoding ASC1-like protein 1 has product MDVIEAFRSMSWEQESYPAYEDFLALPFFALFFPTIRCFLDRFVFEKLAMRLIPQTVPKDFGAENERRRKINKFKESAWKCVYFLSGELLALSVTYNEPWFTSTRYFWVGPGDQVWPDQKIKLKLKAVYMYVAGFYTYSIFALIFWETRRSDFGVSMSHHVATAILIALSYIFRFARVGSIVLAIHDASDVFLEVGKMSKYSGSEWLANASFLLFVASWVLLRLTYFPFWILRSTSYEVLLTLDKAKHKFEGPIYYYVFNTLLFSLLVLHIYWWVLIYRMLVKQIQSRGHVGDDVRSDSEGEEEHED; this is encoded by the exons ATGGATGTCATAGAAGCCTTCCGATCGATGAGTTGGGAGCAGGAGTCGTACCCCGCGTACGAGGACTTCCTGGCGCTGCCCTTCTTCGCGCTGTTCTTCCCCACAATCAGATGCTTCCTGGATAGGTTCGTCTTCGAG AAATTGGCTATGCGACTTATACCTCAAACGGTGCCTAAAGATTTCGGTGCTGAAAATGAAAGGAGAAGAAAGATCAACAAATTTAAGGAATCAGCATGGAAATGTGTTTATTTTCTTTCGGGAGAGCTGCTGGCTCTGTCTGTCACATACAATGAACCATGGTTCACGAGTACTAGGTATTTTTGGGTAGGACCAGGAGATCAAGTGTGGCCTGATCAGAAAATAAA GTTGAAACTTAAGGCTGTTTACATGTATGTTGCTGGTTTCTACACATATTCTATATTTGCCCTTATATTCTGGGAAACGAGACGGTCCGACTTCGGAGTGTCAATGTCTCATCATGTAGCAACTGCGATTCTCATTGCGCTGTCTTACATATTCAG GTTTGCTCGTGTTGGTTCAATTGTTTTAGCCATACATGATGCAAGTGATGTGTTTCTGGAAGTAGGGAAGATGTCTAAGTATAGCGGTTCTGAATGGCTTGCTAATGCTTCATTTCTTCTGTTTGTTGCATCATGGGTCTTACTTCGTCTTACATACTTCCCATTCTGGATACTCCGAAGTACGAG TTACGAAGTCCTCTTGACTTTGGACAAGGCAAAGCACAAATTTGAAGGACCTATATATTATTATGTGTTCAACACCCTTCTATTCTCGCTGCTTGTTCTTCACATCTATTGGTGGGTATTGATCTATCGGATGCTTGTAAAACAAATCCAGTCTAGAGGCCATGTTGGGGACGATGTTCGATCTG ATTCTGAAGGTGAAGAGGAACACGAAGATTGA
- the LOC103985377 gene encoding uncharacterized protein LOC103985377: MESGGPREDDFSGRFQGNGIRPIQGMESVVATVSGYHGTERFKLIKLIAQTGASYTGAMTKSTTHLVCWQFEGKKYDMARRTGAHIISHRWFEDCLKERKRLPEDPYAAQSGQETGPITWEMPAALDTSGKGKSIISTERCMLSDNFSALNCRNIVEIDASYLDWSDSQLLHKCRESSTFPKVCSSSKKRNLFDATQDVTCKPTRRSNRLKKKAYCNLLNYVSLGQKQGTSVKKFSSQVEIIDLDSTCENTSRRRLGSSSQGKTMDFMLSDHEGSGIEGLEQDGVEELRNDNILSDNGIFSDNENFECIGKMLGSSENARNDNECHKEGENLYEAGAYKQAELSCVICWTEFSTTRAVLPCGHRFCYSCIQGWVDCLASRGKISSCPLCKSSFTSMRKMDTSTDQKIYSQTIPSESSNIDIIMVSNNGNDSARASMPMDPACSECHNREPEDLLLCCCICQSQWVHSYCLDPPVSPWTCIHCRDLRTLYQRFR; the protein is encoded by the exons ATGGAATCCGGCGGACCCCGAGAAGACGATTTTTCCGGTCGATTCCAAG GTAATGGGATTCGGCCGATTCAAGGTATGGAATCGGTTGTCGCCACAGTCAGTGGATACCACGGGACGGAGCGGTTTAAGCTCATCAAGCTTATAGCCCAAACTGGAGCTAGTTACACCGGAGCTATGACGAAATCAACTACACATCTG GTGTGTTGGCAGTTCGAAGGTAAGAAGTATGACATGGCGAGAAGAACTGGAGCACATATAATTAGTCACCGTTGGTTTGAGGATTGCTTAAAGGAAAGGAAGCGTCTTCCTGAAGATCCCTATGCCGCACAGAG TGGACAAGAAACTGGACCCATAACTTGGGAAATGCCTGCCGCTTTGGATACTTCTGGAAAAGGAAAAAGCATCATATCCACAGAACGATGCATGTTATCTGATAATTTCAGTGCATTGAATTGCAGAAACATAGTAGAAATTGATGCAAGTTATCTGGATTGGTCTGACTCACAATTATTACACAAA TGTAGGGAGTCTAGTACATTCCCAAAAGTGTGCTCATCTAGCAAGAAGAGAAACCTGTTTGATGCTACTCAAGATGTTACTTGTAAACCAACTCGAAGAAGTAATCGCCTTAAGAAGAAAGCATACtgtaatcttttgaattatgtgaGTTTGGGCCAGAAGCAAGGAACTTCTGTAAAGAAATTTAGCAGTCAGGTTGAAATCATTGATCTTGATTCAACCTGTGAAAATACTTCGAGAAGGAGGCTTGGATCGTCATCTCAAGGAAAAACTATGGACTTTATGCTTTCTGATCATGAGGGAAGTGGAATAGAAGGGCTTGAACAGGATGGTGTAGAAGAGCTTAGGAATGACAATATTCTATCTGACAATGGAATATTTTCAGATAATGAGAACTTTGAATGTATAGGTAAAATGCTTGGTTCTTCAGAAAATGCAAGGAATGATAATGAATGCCATAAAGAAGGTGAAAATCTTTATGAAGCAGGTGCCTACAAGCAAGCAGAGTTATCGTGTGTTATATGCTGGACAGAGTTTAGCACGACAAGGGCTGTTTTACCTTGTGGGCATCGCTTCTGCTACTCCTGCATTCAAGGATGGGTTGACTGTTTG GCTTCAAGAGGCAAGATTTCGTCATGCCCTCTATGCAAGTCCAGTTTTACAAGCATGAGAAAGATGGACACCTCTACTGATCAGAAGATATATTCTCAAACCATCCCATCTGAATCTTCGAACATAGACATTATTATGGTCTCCAACAATGGAAATGACAGTGCCAGAGCCTCA ATGCCCATGGATCCTGCTTGTTCTGAATGCCACAACCGTGAACCAGAAGATCTTCTTCTTTGCTGCTGCATCTGCCAATCTCAGTGGGTACACTCTTACTGCTTGGACCCTCCAGTGTCTCCATGGACCTGCATCCACTGCAGGGATCTCCGAACACTTTATCAGCGTTTCCGCTGA
- the LOC135638437 gene encoding kinesin-like protein KIN-4C: protein MCPYGLFLYLDTCSLLSASTVAAMPTESTLEAARVVAADPRWRRRRWRGRRPPVVETGGGGGDEGAGVVGAGGGSAVEDLHPPLQPQPAQRWRRRKLEDGVGEVPVRPPQLRPQLRRGPRREPRRGLRGLPRLLRPVRRPAGVGLIVRRSRTSPLRLCRRRSGGARSDRTVAKVRRRFSGSNHCSAFAASEQCPRSNSSTPITREVQIGSHAFTFDHVYGSSGSPYSIFKECVLPLIDALFHGYNATVLAYGQTGSGKTYTMGTNYTGEGNCGGIIPEVMDTIFTKIDALKDRTEFLVRVSFIEIFKEEVFDLLDPQSHAAMRTEVASIAKPTLSRAPIQIRETAAGGITLAGVTEAEVRSKEEMASYLTRGSISRATGSTNMNSQSSRSHAIFTIYMEQKNVSHESHGGMVNNEAAGDDILFAKFHLVDLAGSERAKRTGADGLRLKEGIHINRGLLALGNVISALGDERKRKEGGHVPYRDSKLTRLLQDSLGGNSKTVMIACISPADSNAEETINTLKYANRARNIQNKAMINRDPVAAEMQRMRSQLEQLQSELLFCRGGGAPLEELQLLQHKISLLEASNAELRQELKERQVTCELLRQSALDAQVEKDKLTLKIESARGGKSWDEIDKMEKNKELDLVKGYISKIQELEAELLRVQSFSHPCRNLTIDADIDDMASGCDEKTLDVSIEAEEEEKEREHSMLQDQLDKEIQELDKRLEQKEAEMKQFTRVDTTVLKQHYEKKLLELEQEKKLLTKEIEHLRFNLSNMSSTTDESAQKLREDYLQKLNMLETQVSELKKKQEAQAQLLRQKQKSDEAAKRLQEEIQRIKSQKVQLQHKMKQESEQFRSWKVSREKEVLQLKKEGRRNEYEMHKLLALNQRQKMVLQRKTEEAALATKRLKELLEAKKSTREASAIGNANGPGIQVLVHAIEHELEVTLRVHEVRSEYERQMKERAAMAKEVAKLKEESETLKQKIISDSPQTMSPSARDSRIVALENMLKTSSTALVSMASQLSEAEERERVFSGKGRWNQVRSLADAKNLMNYLFNLASSSRCELRDKEVSCREKDSEIAELKDKVVKLNILKRQLEEQLLVAHNQNMQILSIKNVKKTTGISGTDIGVSKEDKLSDVIHKNPQSIRCSGHGVNNLDDMDISDTEMSDVFETDAEASEEFESDVADEDWIESRKKIRKKQFQNYQNRKSTLEDNIPVGNLSEKPNEEGKIKVEKVGFEHCCSCSRVSSCKTKRCECRALGSVCSTYCGCVPSKCSNREGGLINSDMDEISNSEAAESGGSLSSFDHVDDDTSKLVSEGTLLLQSALSKNTTEEKNVKSRKPLSDIGNNVINPNAAKQGRRKKWRKSTIQLVLTEPLQSSFPQDNEAPRSREDVPLRLPRAMDSTHPENNHPPLGNRNSARAGESVNGNKEVRGIIPPRSPVRMRKASDEKENHMA from the exons ATGTGTCCCTATGGTCTCTTCTTGTATCTGGACACGTGTTCCCTGCTTTCTGCCAGTACAGTTGCTGCTATGCCTACCGAATCAACCCTGGAAGCCGCCAGGG TCGTGGCAGCGGATCCACGCtggcggcggcggaggtggcgCGGGAGACGACCGCCGGTGGTGGAGACGGGTGGTGGGGGCGGTGATGAAGGTGCGGGAGTGGTCGGAGCTGGTGGCGGGTCCGCGGTGGAAGACCTTCATCCGCCGCTTCAACCGCAACCGGCacagcggtggcggcggcggaagcTGGAGGATGGGGTCGGCGAAGTTCCAGTACGACCCCCTCAGCTACGCCCTCAACTTCGACGAGGGCCACGGCGGGAGCCCAGAAGGGGACTACGCGGGCTACCGCGACTTCTCCGCCCGGTTCGCCGCCCCGCCGGCGTCGGCCTAATCGTCCGTAGATCTCGGACCTCTCCTCTTCGCCTCTGTCGCCGCCGATCGGGCGGCGCACGCAGTG ATCGAACGGTCGCGAAGGTGCGAAGAAGGTTTTCGGGGTCCAACCATTGCTCAGCTTTTGCGGCTTCTGAACAGTGCCCCCGCTCGAACTCCTCAACTCCAATAACAAGAGAG GTTCAAATTGGATCTCATGCATTTACGTTTGATCATGTTTATGGGAGTTCAGGGTCTCCCTACTCCATTTTCAAGGAATGTGTTCTTCCTTTGATTGATGCCCTATTTCATGGATACAACGCCACCGTCCTTGCATATGGGCAG ACGGGTTCAGGGAAGACCTACACGATGGGAACTAACTATACGGGCGAAGGTAACTGTGGGGGGATTATACCAGAAGTAATGGACACGATATTTACAAAAATTGATGCTCTGAAGGACAGAACAGAATTTCTAGTTAGAGTATCTTTTATTGAG ATTTTTAAGGAGGAAGTCTTTGATTTGTTAGACCCACAATCTCATGCTGCTATGAGAACTGAGGTTGCATCAATAGCCAAGCCAACCTTGTCTAGAGCTCCCATTCAAATCAGAGAGACAGCAGCTGGTGGGATAACACTTGCAGGTGTTACCGAAGCTGAAGTCAGATCAAAGGAGGAGATGGCATCATATTTAACTCGTGGATCCATTTCTCGTGCTACTGGAAGTACGAATATGAATAGTCAATCAAG TCGCTCACATGCCATTTTCACAATATACATGGAACAAAAGAATGTCAGTCATGAATCACATGGTGGAATGGTTAACAATGAAGCAGCTGGTGATGACATATTGTTTGCAAAGTTCCACCTAGTGGATCTTGCTGGTTCTGAACGTGCAAAACGAACTGGAGCTGATGGACTTCGACTAAAAGAAG GCATACATATAAATAGGGGTCTGCTAGCTCTTGGAAACGTGATTAGTGCACTTGGGGATGAAAGAAAACGAAAAGAAGGGGGACACGTCCCATACCGTGATAGCAAGTTGACTCGTCTCTTGCAG GATTCTCTTGGTGGTAACAGCAAAACAGTGATGATAG CTTGCATTAGTCCTGCTGATTCAAATGCTGAAGAGACTATTAATACTCTTAAATATGCCAATCGTGCACGCAATATCCAGAACAAAGCAATG ATAAACCGTGATCCGGTGGCTGCTGAAATGCAAAGAATGCGTAGTCAACTGGAACAACTGCAATCCGAACTGCTTTTTTGTCGTGGTGGAGGTGCACCGCTTGAGGAACTTCAG CTTCTCCAGCACAAAATATCATTGCTTGAGGCAAGCAATGCAGAGCTCCGCCAGGAGCTAAAGGAGCGGCAGGTTACATGCGAGCTCCTAAGACAAAGTGCTCTTGATGCTCAG GTAGAGAAGGACAAGCTGACTTTGAAGATTGAATCAGCTCGTGGTGGAAAATCTTGGGATGAGATCGAtaaaatggaaaaaaataag GAATTGGATCTTGTGAAAGGTTACATATCAAAAATTCAAGAGTTGGAAGCAGAGTTGCTGCGAGTTCAAAGCTTTTCTCATCCCTGCAGAAATCTTACTATTGATGCTGATATAGATGATATGGCTTCAGGTTGTGATGAGAAGACTCTTGATGTTTCCA ttgaagcagaagaagaagaaaaggagagggAACACTCTATGTTACAAGATCAACTTGACAAGGAGATTCAGGAGTTGGACAAACGGCTTGAGCAAAAGGAG GCGGAGATGAAGCAGTTTACAAGGGTTGATACAACTGTTCTGAAGCAGCATTATGAAAAGAAATTACTGGAGCTCGAGCAGGAAAAGAAATTATTGACG AAAGAGATTGAACATCTTCGTTTTAACCTTTCAAACATGTCATCTACTACTGATGAGAGTGCCCAGAAGCTAAGGGAAGATTATCTTCAAAAGTTGAACATGCTTGAAACTCAG GTATCTGAGTTGAAGAAGAAGCAAGAGGCACAAGCTCAATTGTTGAGGCAAAAACAAAAAAGTGATGAAGCAGCTAAACGATTACAGGAAGAAATTCAGAGGATAAAGTCTCAGAAG GTTCAATTGCAACATAAAATGAAGCAAGAATCTGAACAATTCAGATCTTGGAAGGTTTCACGTGAAAAGGAAGTTCTGCAG CTCAAGAAAGAAGGCCGAAGGAATGAATATGAAATGCACAAGCTCTTGGCTTTGAATCAGAGGCAAAAGATG GTCTTGCAGCGGAAGACTGAAGAAGCTGCTTTGGCCACCAAAAGACTGAAGGAGCTACTAGAAGCGAAGAAGTCTACTCGTGAGGCATCTG CTATTGGCAATGCAAATGGCCCTGGCATTCAG GTATTGGTGCATGCTATAGAGCATGAACTTGAAGTAACCCTAAGAGTACATGAAGTTAGATCGGAGTATGAGAGACAAATGAAAGA AAGAGCTGCCATGGCTAAAGAGGTAGCAAAGCTAAAGGAAGAATCTGAAACGCTTAAGCAGAAAATAATAAG TGATAGTCCGCAGACAATGTCTCCAAGTGCTCGAGATTCAAGGATTGTAGCACTTGAAAACATGTTAAAAACTTCATCTACTGCTCTGGTTTCAATGGCCTCACAATTGTCAGAAGCTGAGGAGCGTGAACGTGTTTTTAGTGGTAAAGGACGATGGAATCAAGTCAGATCACTTGCCGATGCTAAGAATCTAATGAATTATTTGTTTAACTTGGCATCATCCTCTAG GTGTGAATTGCGTGATAAGGAGGTCAGTTGCAGAGAGAAGGATTCTGAAATAGCTGAACTAAAGGACAAGGTGGTCAAACTTAATATCTTGAAGAGACAATTGGAAGAACAACTGCTGGTAGCACATAACCAAAATATGCAG ATATTATCTATTAAGAATGTGAAGAAAACTACTGGAATTTCTGGAACTGACATAGGTGTCTCCAAGGAAGACAAGCTTTCTGATGTTATACATAAG AATCCACAAAGCATCCGGTGCTCTGGTCATGGTGTCAATAATCTGGATGATATGGATATATCAGACACTGAGATGTCAGATGTGTTCGAGACAGATGCTGAAGCATCAGAGGAGTTTGAATCTGATGTCGCTGATGAAGATTGGATAGAATCTCGAAAGAAGATCAGAAAGAAGCAATTTCAAAACTATCAAAATAGAAAGTCTACTTTGGAAGATAATATTCCTGTAGGGAACTTGTCAGAGAAGCCAAATGAAGAGGGAAAGATCAAGGTTGAAAAGGTTGGGTTTGAACATTGTTGTTCTTGTTCTCGGGTTTCATCCTGTAAAACTAAGAGATGTGAGTGTCGAGCTCTCGGTAGTGTGTGCAGCACCTATTGTGGATGCGTTCCGTCAAAGTGTTCTAACAGAGAAGGTGGGTTGATCAATAGTGATATGGATGAAATATCCAACTCGGAAGCAGCAGAAAGTGGTGGTAGTCTTTCTTCATTTGATCATGTCGATGATGACACTAGCAAATTGGTGTCTGAAGGAACACTACTGCTGCAAAGTGCACTGAGCAAGAATACAACCGAAGAGAAAAATGTAAAATCAAGAAAGCCCTTGTCTGATATTGGCAATAATGTG ATCAACCCAAATGCAGCCAAACAAGGCCGGAGGAAGAAATGGCGTAAATCTACAATTCAGCTTGTTCTAACTGAACCACTTCAATCTTCCTTCCCACAAGACAATGAAGCTCCAAGGTCTAGGGAGGATGTACCTCTAAGACTACCTCGAGCAATGGATTCTACACACCCGGAGAACAATCATCCTCCATTGGGGAACAGGAATTCTGCCAGAGCTGGTGAATCTGTTAATGGCAACAAAGAAGTCAGAGGCATCATTCCACCAAGATCACCAGTTCGGATGCGAAAAGCATCTGATGAGAAAGAGAACCATATGGCATAA